One window from the genome of Cucumis melo cultivar AY chromosome 10, USDA_Cmelo_AY_1.0, whole genome shotgun sequence encodes:
- the LOC103501416 gene encoding glucan endo-1,3-beta-glucosidase 12: MLLPSTFLTISLFLFFFLSLSHPTNSLTTIGVTFSPSTATTTANSTHRLHPPDSVAKAIDSLKLTAVRLEDSDPNVVRAFAYTNITLLLTIPNSMVAPIAANRSAALQWLYIHVVPFYPRTIITTISVGNNFLEASPDLTTLLLPAIRNVYTALRNLGIRQISVSTTFSFVSIMANPFPPSAARFQDPVSDDVIRPLLQFLRDTNSSFLINIYPYNLYRLNSEIPIAYALFQNHPFNFRDDVVTGVRYRNLFDSMIDAVISAMAVAGHENVPLIVTETGWPSFGTDPSEVEANPAYAEMYLKGLVAHLKSGFGTPLRREGVMQTYIYQLFDGEEEQGARPVRKWGLLYPNMTKKYDVVFSKSARIGEQRAILTIAAWCFGVFALTKLW, encoded by the coding sequence ATGTTGCTCCCCTCAACCTTCCTCAccatttctctctttctcttcttctttctctcacTTTCCCATCCAACCAACTCCCTCACCACAATCGGTGTCACCTTCTCTCCCTCCACCGCCACCACCACCGCCAACTCCACCCACCGCCTCCACCCACCCGACTCAGTGGCCAAAGCCATAGATTCCCTCAAACTCACCGCCGTCAGGCTCGAAGATTCCGACCCCAACGTTGTCCGAGCCTTCGCCTACACCAACATCACCCTCCTCCTCACTATCCCTAATTCCATGGTCGCCCCCATCGCCGCCAATCGCTCCGCCGCTCTCCAATGGCTTTACATTCATGTCGTCCCTTTCTACCCTCGAACCATCATCACCACTATCTCCGTTGGTAACAACTTTCTCGAAGCATCCCCCGACTTAACGACGCTTCTTTTACCCGCAATCAGAAATGTTTACACGGCTCTCCGAAATTTGGGGATTCGTCAAATTTCGGTTTCCACTACGTTTTCGTTCGTTAGTATTATGGCAAATCCGTTCCCTCCTTCGGCGGCTAGGTTTCAAGATCCTGTTTCCGATGATGTGATTAGGCCTTTGCTTCAGTTTCTTCGAGACACTAATTCGTCGTTCTTGATCAATATTTACCCTTACAATTTGTACCGATTGAACTCCGAAATCCCAATTGCGTATGCTCTGTTTCAGAATCACCCTTTCAATTTCAGAGATGATGTGGTCACTGGTGTCCGGTACCGGAATCTTTTTGACTCCATGATAGATGCAGTGATTAGTGCAATGGCTGTGGCCGGACACGAGAATGTTCCATTGATCGTGACGGAGACTGGGTGGCCAAGCTTTGGGACCGACCCCAGCGAGGTCGAAGCGAATCCTGCTTACGCGGAAATGTACCTGAAGGGGTTGGTTGCACACCTGAAATCGGGTTTTGGAACGCCGTTGAGGAGGGAAGGAGTGATGCAAACTTACATATATCAGCTGTTTGATGGGGAAGAAGAACAGGGAGCTCGACCTGTGCGAAAATGGGGGCTTCTGTATCCCAATATGACAAAGAAGTATGATGTTGTCTTCTCCAAGTCTGCCAGAATTGGAGAGCAAAGAGCTATTCTAACGATTGCAGCCTGGTGTTTTGGGGTTTTCGCTCTAACGAAGTTGTGGTAA
- the LOC103501417 gene encoding uncharacterized protein At2g39920 isoform X2 has translation MSAYGNEMERQFSTQSHSTGGSSGNSDMGSRYIIESGFYMTPLTATIFVGALATVGVLLITLLVSLTVMLQYCQNRSEGVVEIQRSSVDYDYCKALSVHLELNSLETDGIPSFCKDFAIQYIRTGQYERDLDSSLLVVENYFCSAAKVDNGQDIVLMDIDDLFFTNGDYNDVLISRSCRWPTTLISRKSEVNRNATIEHLTSEGYKGWLQLIMRTDDEMQINHPVYFSRQRAALQSEGFHVVGVMSSHMDALSAPSVGTRIYKLPNPMYSISIIKNGGNTQS, from the exons ATGTCTGCTTATGGGAATGAAATGGAGCGCCAGTTCTCTACTCAGAGCCATTCTACTGGGGGAAGTTCTGGGAATTCAG ATATGGGAAGCCGCTATATCATAGAGTCAGGATTCTACATGACACCTTTAACAGCAACGATTTTCGTTGGTGCTCTAGCTACTGTTGGAGTGTTACTTATCACTCTACTGGTCTCATTGACTGTAATGTTGCAATATTGTCAAAACAGAAGTGAAGGAGTTGTTGAGATTCAGAGATCAAGTGTTGATTATGACTATTGCAAGGCTCTATCTGTGCATTTGGAGCTAAATAGCTTGGAAACAGATGGCATACCTTCATTTTGCAAAGATTTTGCCATTCAGTACATTAGAACTGGTCAGTATGAAAGAGATTTGGATTCTTCACTGCTGGTGGTCGAAAATTATTTCTGTAGTGCTGCCAAAGTAGACAACGGTCAAGATATCGTGCTGATGGACATAGATGACCTTTTTTTCACAAATGGTGATTACAACGACGTGCTAATCTCCAG ATCTTGCAGATGGCCTACGACCTTAATATCAAGAAAGTCAGAAGTTAATAGGAACGCCACTATTGAACATCTTACTTCTGAAGGGTATAAAGGTTGGCTACAGCTGATTATGAG AACGGATGATGAAATGCAGATCAATCATCCGGTATACTTCAGTCGGCAACGAGCAGCATTGCAGAGCGAGGGATTTCACGTTGTAGGTGTGATGAGCAGCCACATGGATGCCTTGTCAGCACCATCTGTAGGAACTCGTATTTATAAGCTTCCGAACCCCATGTACTCAATATCAATCATCAAAAATGGAGGAAACACGCAAAGTTAG
- the LOC103501417 gene encoding uncharacterized protein At2g39920 isoform X1 has product MSAYGNEMERQFSTQSHSTGGSSGNSDMGSRYIIESGFYMTPLTATIFVGALATVGVLLITLLVSLTVMLQYCQNRSEGVVEIQRSSVDYDYCKALSVHLELNSLETDGIPSFCKDFAIQYIRTGQYERDLDSSLLVVENYFCSAAKVDNGQDIVLMDIDDLFFTNGDYNDVLISSDCVDQAKRLKQNFLLKLYKKLRSCRWPTTLISRKSEVNRNATIEHLTSEGYKGWLQLIMRTDDEMQINHPVYFSRQRAALQSEGFHVVGVMSSHMDALSAPSVGTRIYKLPNPMYSISIIKNGGNTQS; this is encoded by the exons ATGTCTGCTTATGGGAATGAAATGGAGCGCCAGTTCTCTACTCAGAGCCATTCTACTGGGGGAAGTTCTGGGAATTCAG ATATGGGAAGCCGCTATATCATAGAGTCAGGATTCTACATGACACCTTTAACAGCAACGATTTTCGTTGGTGCTCTAGCTACTGTTGGAGTGTTACTTATCACTCTACTGGTCTCATTGACTGTAATGTTGCAATATTGTCAAAACAGAAGTGAAGGAGTTGTTGAGATTCAGAGATCAAGTGTTGATTATGACTATTGCAAGGCTCTATCTGTGCATTTGGAGCTAAATAGCTTGGAAACAGATGGCATACCTTCATTTTGCAAAGATTTTGCCATTCAGTACATTAGAACTGGTCAGTATGAAAGAGATTTGGATTCTTCACTGCTGGTGGTCGAAAATTATTTCTGTAGTGCTGCCAAAGTAGACAACGGTCAAGATATCGTGCTGATGGACATAGATGACCTTTTTTTCACAAATGGTGATTACAACGACGTGCTAATCTCCAG TGATTGTGTTGATCAGGCGAAGAGACTGAAGCAAAACTTTCTTCTAAAATTGTATAAGAAACTCAGATCTTGCAGATGGCCTACGACCTTAATATCAAGAAAGTCAGAAGTTAATAGGAACGCCACTATTGAACATCTTACTTCTGAAGGGTATAAAGGTTGGCTACAGCTGATTATGAG AACGGATGATGAAATGCAGATCAATCATCCGGTATACTTCAGTCGGCAACGAGCAGCATTGCAGAGCGAGGGATTTCACGTTGTAGGTGTGATGAGCAGCCACATGGATGCCTTGTCAGCACCATCTGTAGGAACTCGTATTTATAAGCTTCCGAACCCCATGTACTCAATATCAATCATCAAAAATGGAGGAAACACGCAAAGTTAG
- the LOC103501418 gene encoding uncharacterized protein LOC103501418 isoform X2, whose product MEIGANCRVLDQPPFLCAAKGFQLSKEPSTIFRNGSFYKPPTNFYCKAILNDFQVPMEKKKVNVIHELSSLVALSPLDGRYWGKVKDLAPYLSEYGLIFFRVLVEIKWLVKLSEIPEIIEVPRFSKDASSFLLGIIDNFCEDDALEIKKIERVTNHDVKAVEYFLKQRCQSHPEISKVLEFFHFSCTSEDINNLAHGLMLKESLENVMLPFMDKLTNAISTMAKDNACIPILCRTHGQPASPSTLGKEMAIFAVRLGRERSEVSKVKIMGKFAGAVGNYNAHLVAYPNVNWPKVAEEFVNSLGLSFNPYVTQIETHDYMAKLFFTIVRYNNILIDFDRDIWGYISLGYFKQITKVGEIGSSTMPHKVNPIDFENSEGNLGVANGALAQLSEKLPISRWQRDLTDSTVLRNMGVGLGHSLLAYKSTLQGISKLQVNESRINEDLDQSWEVLAEPIQTVMRRYGVPEPYEKLKELTRGKTVTKESIRRFIEGLELPKEAKTNLLELTPHSYVGAAVELARDVDMALNLVNRGELF is encoded by the exons ATGGAGATTGGAGCGAACTGTAGGGTTTTGGACCAGCCTCCATTCTTATGCGCGGCAAAGGGTTTTCAACTTTCTAAAGAACCCTCTACTATTTTTCGAAATGGTTCCTTTTATAAACCCCCAACAAATTTCTATTGCAAAGCCATTCTCAATGACTTCCAAGTACCAATGGAAAAG AAGAAGGTCAATGTTATACATGAGCTTTCGAGTTTGGTTGCTTTATCCCCATTAGATGGTCGTTATTGGGGTAAGGTCAAGGACTTGGCCCCTTATTTAAGCGAATATGGGTTAATCTTCTTCAGGGTTCTTGTTGAG ATCAAATGGCTAGTGAAGCTGTCGGAAATACCTGAAATCATTGAGGTCCCAAGATTCAGTAAAGATGCTTCTTCATTTTTACTAGGGATTATTGACAATTTCTGTGAGGATGATGCTTTGGAGATTAAAAAAATCGAAAGAGTGACAAACCATGATGTGAAAGCTGTTGAATATTTCTTAAAACAGAGGTGTCAATCACATCCTGAGATTTCTAAG GTGCTTGAGTTTTTTCATTTCTCTTGCACTTCTGAGGACATTAACAATCTTGCACATGGACTCATGCTGAAAGAGTCATTGGAAAATGTTATGCTTCCTTTCATGGACAAGCTGACAAATGCAATAAGCACCATGGCCAAAGATAATGCTTGCATTCCAATTCTTTGCCGCACCCATGGACAG CCAGCATCACCTTCAACCCTGGGAAAGGAAATGGCAATTTTTGCAGTTAGACTAGGTAGAGAAAGGTCGGAAGTTTCCAAGGTCAAGATAATGGGAAAGTTTGCTGGTGCAGTTGGAAACTATAATGCACATCTTGTTGCATATCCAAATGTTAACTGGCCTAAAGTGGCTGAAGAGTTTGTGAACTCTTTGGGATTGAGCTTCAATCCCTACGTAACTCAG attgAAACTCATGACTACAtggctaaactcttttttaCCATTGTGAGATACAATAATATCTTGATTGATTTTGACAGAGATATTTGGGGTTATATATCTTTGGGCTATTTTAAACAG ATAACAAAGGTAGGTGAGATTGGTTCTTCAACAATGCCTCACAAAGTAAATCCCATTGATTTTGAAAATAGTGAAGGTAATCTTGGTGTAGCTAATGGAGCATTGGCCCAATTAAGCGAGAAGTTACCCATATCTCGGTGGCAG CGTGACTTGACTGATTCTACTGTTTTAAGAAATATGGGAGTTGGACTTGGACACTCTCTTCTTGCCTACAAAAGTACACTTCAGGGTATATCAAAGCTTCAG GTCAATGAAAGCCGTATCAATGAAGATTTGGACCAATCCTGGGAGGTCCTTGCCGAACCAATACAGACA GTCATGCGACGATACGGTGTTCCAGAGCCTTATGAGAAGCTAAAGGAACTAACCAGAGGAAAAACAGTTACCAAGGAAAGTATAAGGAGATTTATTGAAGGGTTGGAATTACCTAAAGAAGCCAAGACAAATCTGTTGGAACTAACACCTCATAGCTATGTTGGAGCAGCGGTTGAATTGGCTAGGGATGTAGACATGGCCTTGAATCTTGTGAACAGAGGTGAGCTCTTTTAA
- the LOC103501418 gene encoding uncharacterized protein LOC103501418 isoform X1: MEIGANCRVLDQPPFLCAAKGFQLSKEPSTIFRNGSFYKPPTNFYCKAILNDFQVPMEKKVNVIHELSSLVALSPLDGRYWGKVKDLAPYLSEYGLIFFRVLVEIKWLVKLSEIPEIIEVPRFSKDASSFLLGIIDNFCEDDALEIKKIERVTNHDVKAVEYFLKQRCQSHPEISKVLEFFHFSCTSEDINNLAHGLMLKESLENVMLPFMDKLTNAISTMAKDNACIPILCRTHGQPASPSTLGKEMAIFAVRLGRERSEVSKVKIMGKFAGAVGNYNAHLVAYPNVNWPKVAEEFVNSLGLSFNPYVTQIETHDYMAKLFFTIVRYNNILIDFDRDIWGYISLGYFKQITKVGEIGSSTMPHKVNPIDFENSEGNLGVANGALAQLSEKLPISRWQRDLTDSTVLRNMGVGLGHSLLAYKSTLQGISKLQVNESRINEDLDQSWEVLAEPIQTVMRRYGVPEPYEKLKELTRGKTVTKESIRRFIEGLELPKEAKTNLLELTPHSYVGAAVELARDVDMALNLVNRGELF, translated from the exons ATGGAGATTGGAGCGAACTGTAGGGTTTTGGACCAGCCTCCATTCTTATGCGCGGCAAAGGGTTTTCAACTTTCTAAAGAACCCTCTACTATTTTTCGAAATGGTTCCTTTTATAAACCCCCAACAAATTTCTATTGCAAAGCCATTCTCAATGACTTCCAAGTACCAATGGAAAAG AAGGTCAATGTTATACATGAGCTTTCGAGTTTGGTTGCTTTATCCCCATTAGATGGTCGTTATTGGGGTAAGGTCAAGGACTTGGCCCCTTATTTAAGCGAATATGGGTTAATCTTCTTCAGGGTTCTTGTTGAG ATCAAATGGCTAGTGAAGCTGTCGGAAATACCTGAAATCATTGAGGTCCCAAGATTCAGTAAAGATGCTTCTTCATTTTTACTAGGGATTATTGACAATTTCTGTGAGGATGATGCTTTGGAGATTAAAAAAATCGAAAGAGTGACAAACCATGATGTGAAAGCTGTTGAATATTTCTTAAAACAGAGGTGTCAATCACATCCTGAGATTTCTAAG GTGCTTGAGTTTTTTCATTTCTCTTGCACTTCTGAGGACATTAACAATCTTGCACATGGACTCATGCTGAAAGAGTCATTGGAAAATGTTATGCTTCCTTTCATGGACAAGCTGACAAATGCAATAAGCACCATGGCCAAAGATAATGCTTGCATTCCAATTCTTTGCCGCACCCATGGACAG CCAGCATCACCTTCAACCCTGGGAAAGGAAATGGCAATTTTTGCAGTTAGACTAGGTAGAGAAAGGTCGGAAGTTTCCAAGGTCAAGATAATGGGAAAGTTTGCTGGTGCAGTTGGAAACTATAATGCACATCTTGTTGCATATCCAAATGTTAACTGGCCTAAAGTGGCTGAAGAGTTTGTGAACTCTTTGGGATTGAGCTTCAATCCCTACGTAACTCAG attgAAACTCATGACTACAtggctaaactcttttttaCCATTGTGAGATACAATAATATCTTGATTGATTTTGACAGAGATATTTGGGGTTATATATCTTTGGGCTATTTTAAACAG ATAACAAAGGTAGGTGAGATTGGTTCTTCAACAATGCCTCACAAAGTAAATCCCATTGATTTTGAAAATAGTGAAGGTAATCTTGGTGTAGCTAATGGAGCATTGGCCCAATTAAGCGAGAAGTTACCCATATCTCGGTGGCAG CGTGACTTGACTGATTCTACTGTTTTAAGAAATATGGGAGTTGGACTTGGACACTCTCTTCTTGCCTACAAAAGTACACTTCAGGGTATATCAAAGCTTCAG GTCAATGAAAGCCGTATCAATGAAGATTTGGACCAATCCTGGGAGGTCCTTGCCGAACCAATACAGACA GTCATGCGACGATACGGTGTTCCAGAGCCTTATGAGAAGCTAAAGGAACTAACCAGAGGAAAAACAGTTACCAAGGAAAGTATAAGGAGATTTATTGAAGGGTTGGAATTACCTAAAGAAGCCAAGACAAATCTGTTGGAACTAACACCTCATAGCTATGTTGGAGCAGCGGTTGAATTGGCTAGGGATGTAGACATGGCCTTGAATCTTGTGAACAGAGGTGAGCTCTTTTAA
- the LOC103501419 gene encoding sedoheptulose-1,7-bisphosphatase, chloroplastic isoform X1 — METGIACCARGAFLPNLSSQHSTALMSPSFATRSLKASSLFGESLRQFPKSSVKVASRPKSVPLKTRCEIGDSLEEFLTKATPDKGLIRLLTCMGEALRTISFKVRTASCGGTACVNSFGDEQLAVDMLADKLLFEALRYSHFCKYACSEEVPELQDMGGPVEGGFSVAFDPLDGSSIVDTNFSVGTIFGVWPGDKLTGVKGSDQVAAAMGVYGPRTTYVLALKDFPGTHEFLLLDEGKWQHVKETTEIGEGKLFSPGNLRATFDNPDYDKLINYYVKEKYTLRYTGGMVPDVNQIIVKEKGIFTNVTSPSTKAKLRLLFEVAPLGFLVEKAGGYSSDGRRSVLDKVIENLDERTQVAYGSKEEIIRFEETLYGSSRFKSGVPVGAAV; from the exons ATGGAGACTGGAATTGCTTGCTGTGCTCGCGGGGCTTTTCTCCCCAATCTTTCTTCTCAGCATTCAACTGCTCTTATGTCTCCTTCTTTCGCCACCAGG AGTCTAAAAGCGAGTTCGCTATTTGGGGAGTCATTAAGGCAATTTCCCAAGTCATCGGTGAAGGTGGCATCAAGGCCAAAGAGCGTTCCCCTCAAAACTAGATGTGAGATTGGTGATAGTCTG GAAGAGTTTCTCACCAAAGCAACCCCTGATAAGGGATTGATCAGATTGCTGACGTGCATGGGAGAAGCTTTGAGGACCATTTCCTTCAAAGTCAGGACGGCTTCTTGTGGAGGAACTGCATGTGTCAACTCCTTTGGAGATGAACAACTTGCTGTCGATATGCTTGCTGACAAGCTTCTATTCGAG GCCTTGAGATACTCACACTTCTGCAAATATGCTTGCTCTGAAGAAGTGCCAGAACTTCAAGACATGGGAGGCCCTGTTGAAG GAGGTTTTAGTGTTGCATTTGACCCACTCGATGGTTCAAGTATTGTCGACACAAACTTCAGTGTTGGCACCATCTTTGGAGTGTGGCCAGGTGATAAGTTGACTGGAGTGAAGGGAAGTGACCAAGTTGCTGCTGCCATGGGAGTTTACGGGCCTCGCACGACATACGTTCTTGCTCTGAAAGACTTTCCTGGCACTCACGAGTTCCTTCTTCTTGACGAAG GCAAATGGCAACATGTTAAAGAGACAACAGAGATTGGGGAAGGAAAACTGTTCTCTCCTGGAAATTTGAGGGCCACATTTGATAACCCTGACTATGACAAG CTGATCAACTACTATGTGAAGGAAAAATACACATTGAGATACACAGGAGGAATGGTTCCTGACGTCAACCAG ATTATTGTGAAAGAGAAGGGGATTTTTACAAACGTGACATCTCCCTCAACTAAAGCTAAGCTGAGGCTGTTATTTGAGGTAGCTCCTTTGGGATTCTTAGTGGAGAAAGCAGGAGGTTACAGCAGTGATGGGCGTCGGTCTGTTCTCGACAAGGTGATCGAGAATCTTGACGAAAGAACCCAAGTTGCATATGGGTCTAAAGAAGAGATCATTCGTTTTGAAGAAACTCTCTATGGATCATCCAGGTTTAAGTCAGGGGTGCCTGTTGGTGCTGCAGTTTAA
- the LOC103501419 gene encoding sedoheptulose-1,7-bisphosphatase, chloroplastic isoform X2, with the protein METGIACCARGAFLPNLSSQHSTALMSPSFATRSLKASSLFGESLRQFPKSSVKVASRPKSVPLKTRCEIGDSLEEFLTKATPDKGLIRLLTCMGEALRTISFKVRTASCGGTACVNSFGDEQLAVDMLADKLLFEALRYSHFCKYACSEEVPELQDMGGPVEGFSVAFDPLDGSSIVDTNFSVGTIFGVWPGDKLTGVKGSDQVAAAMGVYGPRTTYVLALKDFPGTHEFLLLDEGKWQHVKETTEIGEGKLFSPGNLRATFDNPDYDKLINYYVKEKYTLRYTGGMVPDVNQIIVKEKGIFTNVTSPSTKAKLRLLFEVAPLGFLVEKAGGYSSDGRRSVLDKVIENLDERTQVAYGSKEEIIRFEETLYGSSRFKSGVPVGAAV; encoded by the exons ATGGAGACTGGAATTGCTTGCTGTGCTCGCGGGGCTTTTCTCCCCAATCTTTCTTCTCAGCATTCAACTGCTCTTATGTCTCCTTCTTTCGCCACCAGG AGTCTAAAAGCGAGTTCGCTATTTGGGGAGTCATTAAGGCAATTTCCCAAGTCATCGGTGAAGGTGGCATCAAGGCCAAAGAGCGTTCCCCTCAAAACTAGATGTGAGATTGGTGATAGTCTG GAAGAGTTTCTCACCAAAGCAACCCCTGATAAGGGATTGATCAGATTGCTGACGTGCATGGGAGAAGCTTTGAGGACCATTTCCTTCAAAGTCAGGACGGCTTCTTGTGGAGGAACTGCATGTGTCAACTCCTTTGGAGATGAACAACTTGCTGTCGATATGCTTGCTGACAAGCTTCTATTCGAG GCCTTGAGATACTCACACTTCTGCAAATATGCTTGCTCTGAAGAAGTGCCAGAACTTCAAGACATGGGAGGCCCTGTTGAAG GTTTTAGTGTTGCATTTGACCCACTCGATGGTTCAAGTATTGTCGACACAAACTTCAGTGTTGGCACCATCTTTGGAGTGTGGCCAGGTGATAAGTTGACTGGAGTGAAGGGAAGTGACCAAGTTGCTGCTGCCATGGGAGTTTACGGGCCTCGCACGACATACGTTCTTGCTCTGAAAGACTTTCCTGGCACTCACGAGTTCCTTCTTCTTGACGAAG GCAAATGGCAACATGTTAAAGAGACAACAGAGATTGGGGAAGGAAAACTGTTCTCTCCTGGAAATTTGAGGGCCACATTTGATAACCCTGACTATGACAAG CTGATCAACTACTATGTGAAGGAAAAATACACATTGAGATACACAGGAGGAATGGTTCCTGACGTCAACCAG ATTATTGTGAAAGAGAAGGGGATTTTTACAAACGTGACATCTCCCTCAACTAAAGCTAAGCTGAGGCTGTTATTTGAGGTAGCTCCTTTGGGATTCTTAGTGGAGAAAGCAGGAGGTTACAGCAGTGATGGGCGTCGGTCTGTTCTCGACAAGGTGATCGAGAATCTTGACGAAAGAACCCAAGTTGCATATGGGTCTAAAGAAGAGATCATTCGTTTTGAAGAAACTCTCTATGGATCATCCAGGTTTAAGTCAGGGGTGCCTGTTGGTGCTGCAGTTTAA
- the LOC103501420 gene encoding uncharacterized protein LOC103501420 isoform X1, producing the protein MFGLLSEIIWSRGTGMSMAYQGKNGKWQGSVGGLVDAPMDKVWPVVTQSKRLQEWMPMVERCTDVAGEEGVPGYERVVSGFMFPLKDGERSWIREKLLSMDPSAHCYSYKLEASNVGLDGSVNTLKLVDYGEDSTLIEWKFEINPLEGVCEESIIDYLGFLYKSCINKIEGAIQAAAAESKYV; encoded by the exons ATGTTTGGCTTGCTATCTGAGATAATTTGGAGTAGAGGCACTGGCATGAGCATG GCATATCAAGGAAAGAATGGGAAATGGCAAGGATCAGTAGGGGGCTTAGTTGATGCACCGATGGACAAAGTATGGCCAGTGGTCACTCAATCCAAAAGGCTACAGGAGTGGATGCCAATGGTTGAGAGATGCACCGATGTAGCCGGAGAGGAAGGCGTTCCAGGCTACGAAAGGGTCGTTTCAGGCTTCATGTTCCCGCTGAAAGATGGAGAAAGGTCATGGATCAGAGAGAAGCTGCTTTCCATGGACCCATCAGCTCACTGTTACAGTTACAAACTGGAAGCAAGCAACGTGGGCTTAGATGGATCCGTCAACACATTAAAGCTTGTGGACTATGGAGAAGATTCAACATTAATTGAATGGAAGTTTGAGATAAATCCTTTGGAAGGTGTTTGTGAAGAGAGCATCATTGATTATCTGGGATTTCTTTACAAATCTTGCATCAACAAAATTGAAGGTGCCATTCAAGCAGCCGCAGCAGAATCTAAATATGTTTGA
- the LOC103501420 gene encoding uncharacterized protein LOC103501420 isoform X2 — protein sequence MQAYQGKNGKWQGSVGGLVDAPMDKVWPVVTQSKRLQEWMPMVERCTDVAGEEGVPGYERVVSGFMFPLKDGERSWIREKLLSMDPSAHCYSYKLEASNVGLDGSVNTLKLVDYGEDSTLIEWKFEINPLEGVCEESIIDYLGFLYKSCINKIEGAIQAAAAESKYV from the coding sequence ATGCAGGCATATCAAGGAAAGAATGGGAAATGGCAAGGATCAGTAGGGGGCTTAGTTGATGCACCGATGGACAAAGTATGGCCAGTGGTCACTCAATCCAAAAGGCTACAGGAGTGGATGCCAATGGTTGAGAGATGCACCGATGTAGCCGGAGAGGAAGGCGTTCCAGGCTACGAAAGGGTCGTTTCAGGCTTCATGTTCCCGCTGAAAGATGGAGAAAGGTCATGGATCAGAGAGAAGCTGCTTTCCATGGACCCATCAGCTCACTGTTACAGTTACAAACTGGAAGCAAGCAACGTGGGCTTAGATGGATCCGTCAACACATTAAAGCTTGTGGACTATGGAGAAGATTCAACATTAATTGAATGGAAGTTTGAGATAAATCCTTTGGAAGGTGTTTGTGAAGAGAGCATCATTGATTATCTGGGATTTCTTTACAAATCTTGCATCAACAAAATTGAAGGTGCCATTCAAGCAGCCGCAGCAGAATCTAAATATGTTTGA